From the genome of Streptococcus oralis:
TCTCCGAAGAGTTTTGGTTTCAAAACATGAGAACTATTAACCTGAGTATAACATCCCATGTCAATTAGTTCTCGCACGCGCTTTTCATTGTTTTCTAAAGCATCGTAACGTTCAATGTGGGCAATGACGGGTGTAATGCCTAACATTAGAATATCACTCAATCCCTTATGCATATCTCGATAAGCTGTATTCATACTAAACTCAATCAAAGCATAGCGACTATCGTTAAGGGTTGGGATTAATTTCTTTTCTAACTTCTCAACAACATCTGGCGTATAGTAGATTTCTGCCCCATAGGCAATGATTAGGTCATCAGCAACTTCCTTAGCCATTTCTCGTACCTTCAGAAAGTTGGTTGCGATTTTTTCTTCAGGAGTTTCGAACATCCCTTTTCGTCTATGCGATGTTGAAACGATTGTCCGCACTCCTTGACTATAGGCCTCTCTAAGAAGTTTTTTACTCTCCTCTATCGAATTTGGACCATCGTCCACATCAAAAACGATGTGCGAATGGATATCTATCATGCTACTTGCCCTCCATCACATCATTGATAGCAGCTTTGGCAGCGGCCAAGCTACTTTCATCAATTTCCATCATGTAGAGGTTACTATCTGGCATAGCGTATGAAGGAAGATCCGTGCGTCCAGTTCCCTTCAAGTCTTGAGAGTTGACTTTGTAATTCCCGCCACTCTCCAATTGAGTATTAACCAGATCCATCATGGTTTCCAAAGGCATATTGGTCTGAAGAGAATCTTGCAATCCTTGGATGATGTTATCGTAGTTTTTTAAAGCCTCAGTTGACGTCAACTTCTGAATAATAGCTACAATAACCTTTTGTTGGTTCCGACCACGATCTCGATCTCCATCTGCTAGAGAGTAGCGCTCACGGACAAAACCAAGAGCCTGCTCAGAGTCTAAATGAACATTCCCAACAGGGAAATGATACTTGCCATGCAAAGAAGTGAAATCCTGATCATTATAGACATCAACACCACCTAAAAGGTCAATCAACTTCAAGAAAGAAGTGAAGTTCAAGCGAACATAGTAGTTAATATCCACCCCATAGAGATTTTCCAAAGTATGAATCGACGAGTCCACTCCATAGATTCCAGCGTGGGTCAATTTATCCTTTTGATTATTTCCCCCATCCGCAATCGGAACATAGGAATCTCGAGGCGTTGTAGTCAGAAGGATTTTCTTGGTATCTCGGTTCACAGTCATTAGAATATTCACATCTGAACGCGAAACGGAACTAATCGGACCATAGGTATCAATACCACTCACATAAATATTGAAAACTTTATTCTTCGATACCTTTGGTGCCGCAACATCCTTAGTTAATTGTTTTGTATAGATTTTTTTGATTTTTGAAGCATAATCTGGATACTCTGCTTCAATGATATTTTCAAAGACACTATTTAAGACAATTGCTTTCGTTTCGCCAGAAAGCAGACTCTTATAAGCTGCTAGATAAGAAGCACTCTGTTCAACTGTCAAGTCTTTACTCTGTGTCGTCTTAATATCTGCCACCAACTTTTGGATATTATCATTATCTGTTTCAGTTGGACCTGTAACACTCTCTAACTGAGTCACATTATTGATTTCACTATCTTTCAAAACGACCACACTCATCGAATACTCTGAGTAGTTTGAGGTCGCATTGATATGATTGGTAAAACCGACAAACTGTTGCAAAGCATAGAGAGAAACCGAGCTAACTACGATAGCAAGTGTCAAAAAGAAAACCGTAAACTTCTCGGCTTTTTTATACACTATCAGGAGGATTGCAATTACAGCAGAAACGAGAATAAGAACCGCCGTAAGGATATTGAGGTACCGAAAAGCTAGGATATTATGTTTGAAAATTAAGAACAACAAAAAACCACTCAATAACAAATAAATGGTTGCTAAAACTATATTAATATTTCGTTTTACATTCCCTAAACGAGCTCTCTTTGAACGTCTACTCATGATAATCCCCTATACACGTTAATAGTTATAAATATTATATCACAATCATGATGGAAATTCCATCCATCCTTGCTATTTTCAGCGTTTTCATTCGCTTTTGTTCTCTTAAGTTGCTCTAAAATATAAGCAAAGTTCCGAATGCCATTCTACACAAAAAGACAAGGCGCTCAGAGGCAACCTTGTCTGTAATCTTATTTTACGTGGTTTTCAAACTCTTTTTGGCTCTTTTCGATAGCCTTTTTACTTTCTGCTTCCCACTTAGCCTTGGCTTCGTCAAATTGTTTCTTGGTAACAGGGTCTTTTTGTAATCTCATGTACTTGTAATTATTTCCGTCACCCTTGATACCTACTAGGGAGTAGGCACGTGTAAACGGAGTTACTTTGGTTACAGAGGCTGTACCACCATTTGACATAGCAGACATGACTAGAGAATTGTCAATCATCCAAGCTTGCGCTTCAGCGTATTTTTCATAACGCTTAGCAACATCTTTATTCTCAGCATCTGCTTCTTTCAGGAGTTGTGTATAGGTATCGAGCCCCAAACTCTTAATGAGCTCTTGGTCTTCCTTGGCATCAAGACCAAAAATCTTGAGATAGAAGCCTGTTTCAGCATTGAAGGGGTCTAGATAAGTTGATGGATCCTGGTAATCACCAACCCAACCATCAAAGTTTAGGTCGTAGTCACGAGCTGCTGGATTTGGTGCTAGGAAGGCAACATTCCCAAAGTCATCTGTAGAAAGCTGTTGAACATCAATGACGATATTGTCAGAACCTAGTACTGTTTCAAGGGTTTGTTTAACCGAGTTCATACCAGAAACCGCATTTTTATTCGTCTGATCAACAGGGACATCCAAATGGATTGGGAAAGTCACGCCTTGGGCTTCCAATTCCTTTTTAGCTTCCGCAAATCTTGCTTGGGCCTTTTCCTTGTTAAAGTAGGCATCTTGAGCATCTGCCAAATTGATACCTGACCACTCAGTTCCGTAGTTCACAAGCTTAGAAGCTGTTACTTCTCCAAAGGTCTTATCTCCCACCTGGACAAATGTTGGAGGAACTAGAGTATTACGAAGGGTTTTGCTCGCTGCTTCTTCACCGTTAGATTGAGCAGAGTAGGCTGTTCGATCAATACCAAAGTTGATAGCTTGACGGAAATTTTTATTTAAGATAGCTGTTTGAGCTGATTTCTTTTGTTCATCCGTTGTTTTAGCGGTATGATTATAGGTTTTACGGTTGACGTTAAAGTTAAAGTACCAAGATGTCTTGTCTTGTAAACTATAGACGATATTGTCTTGGTATTTTTCTTTTGTCTTAGCATAGTTCGAACTATTTGGATAGACTCCTGCAATCGAGTAAGCACCACTTTCAAAGTTTCGAATGGTCATCTCCTGATCTGACCCATCAAAGTAAGCTAACTTAACTTTTTCAATGGTTACTTTATCATGGTCATAATAGTGTGGATTCTTCACATATTCAATCGAAGATTTTGATGTGAAATCTTTTAACAGATAGGGGCCGTTATAAAGGATACTGTCTGGTGTCAAGGTACCAAAATCTTTATCCTTTGATTTCAAGAACTCTTCGTTGACTGGGAAAAGAATACTATTGGTT
Proteins encoded in this window:
- the cpsA gene encoding LCP family glycopolymer transferase CpsA, translated to MSRRSKRARLGNVKRNINIVLATIYLLLSGFLLFLIFKHNILAFRYLNILTAVLILVSAVIAILLIVYKKAEKFTVFFLTLAIVVSSVSLYALQQFVGFTNHINATSNYSEYSMSVVVLKDSEINNVTQLESVTGPTETDNDNIQKLVADIKTTQSKDLTVEQSASYLAAYKSLLSGETKAIVLNSVFENIIEAEYPDYASKIKKIYTKQLTKDVAAPKVSKNKVFNIYVSGIDTYGPISSVSRSDVNILMTVNRDTKKILLTTTPRDSYVPIADGGNNQKDKLTHAGIYGVDSSIHTLENLYGVDINYYVRLNFTSFLKLIDLLGGVDVYNDQDFTSLHGKYHFPVGNVHLDSEQALGFVRERYSLADGDRDRGRNQQKVIVAIIQKLTSTEALKNYDNIIQGLQDSLQTNMPLETMMDLVNTQLESGGNYKVNSQDLKGTGRTDLPSYAMPDSNLYMMEIDESSLAAAKAAINDVMEGK
- a CDS encoding peptide ABC transporter substrate-binding protein gives rise to the protein MIKMKKRLIGTGLVLATGILLSSCGQSNTDTSTYSSTFSANPTTFNYLLDYYADNTAVITNLVDGLLENDSYGNLVPALAEDWSVSSDGLIYTYKLRKDAKWYTADGEEYASVKAQDFVTGIKYAADNKGQAMDLIQNSIKGLNDYVTGVTNDFSTVGVKALDDYTVEYTLTRPEPYWNSKTTNSILFPVNEEFLKSKDKDFGTLTPDSILYNGPYLLKDFTSKSSIEYVKNPHYYDHDKVTIEKVKLAYFDGSDQEMTIRNFESGAYSIAGVYPNSSNYAKTKEKYQDNIVYSLQDKTSWYFNFNVNRKTYNHTAKTTDEQKKSAQTAILNKNFRQAINFGIDRTAYSAQSNGEEAASKTLRNTLVPPTFVQVGDKTFGEVTASKLVNYGTEWSGINLADAQDAYFNKEKAQARFAEAKKELEAQGVTFPIHLDVPVDQTNKNAVSGMNSVKQTLETVLGSDNIVIDVQQLSTDDFGNVAFLAPNPAARDYDLNFDGWVGDYQDPSTYLDPFNAETGFYLKIFGLDAKEDQELIKSLGLDTYTQLLKEADAENKDVAKRYEKYAEAQAWMIDNSLVMSAMSNGGTASVTKVTPFTRAYSLVGIKGDGNNYKYMRLQKDPVTKKQFDEAKAKWEAESKKAIEKSQKEFENHVK
- the cps4B gene encoding capsular polysaccharide biosynthesis protein Cps4B, whose amino-acid sequence is MIDIHSHIVFDVDDGPNSIEESKKLLREAYSQGVRTIVSTSHRRKGMFETPEEKIATNFLKVREMAKEVADDLIIAYGAEIYYTPDVVEKLEKKLIPTLNDSRYALIEFSMNTAYRDMHKGLSDILMLGITPVIAHIERYDALENNEKRVRELIDMGCYTQVNSSHVLKPKLFGETYKFMKKRAQYFLERDLVHVIASDMHNLDHRPPHMEEAYDIIAKKYSEDKAKELFKDNPRKIIMDQLI